Genomic window (Streptomyces liliiviolaceus):
ACCTGCTCCTGCAGAACCTGATGCTCACCGCCGAGGCGATGGGCCTCGGCGCCTGGATCCACGCCTCGATCAACCCGCAGATCGCCCTGGGCGACCCGAAGTTCTCGAAGGCGTACGGCAGGATGCTCGGTTTCACCTTCGTCACCCCGCGCTGGCGGCTCGCCGACGTGTGGCGCTGGCACGTACCGCTGCCCAGGTACGCGAACCTGCGCTCGCACCCGGTGGGTCTCACCTCCCCCGACGGCGAGCCCCTGATCGAGGCCGCCTGCCCGCCCGCGCACCCCTCGATGTCGGCGGCCGTGGACGCGGTCATCGAGGCCAAGTTCGGGCCCGGCGGCACGTACACGGACAAGGAGGTCTTCACCCGGATCTACAAGGAGGACTACGGGCAGCGCTATCTCGCCGAGGCCAGTGAGTACGAGTCACGGGTCGTGGACTGCGCCCGTGACGTGTGCGAGTACATCATCGGGACGCACCGGCGGTTCCCGGCCCACACGGACGCCATCCATGTCCCGGGGGTCTGGCTGCAGGCGCACCACGTCGAGGAGGAGTACTACGACCGCTTCTTCGTGAACGGTCTGACGCCGGCGCACCGCGAGCACACCGGCGTCTGGGACGACTGAGTCCACTGCGGCACGAGGTCGGGGACAGGGACGGAGACGGGGACGGGGACGGGGTTCAGGCCAGCGGTGGTACGACGCACTCGACGAGACAGGGACCGGGCTCCTCCAGGGCCCGGTCCAGCAGGACGGTGAACTGCTCCGCGGTCACGGCCCGTTCGGCGGGTACGCCCATGCCGCGGGCCAGGGCCACGAAGTCCAGGTCGGGACGGGACAGGTCGAGGAGATCGTTGGCCCGGGGGCCCGCGGCGGTCGCGCCGACGGACTGGAGCTCCAGGTTGAGGACCGAATAGGCGCGGTTGTCGAAGAGCACGACGGTGACGTCGAGCTGCTCGCGGGCCATGGTCCACAGTGCCTGAAGGGTGTACATGGCACTGCCGTCCGCCTCCAGGGCGAGCACGGGCCGGTCGGGCGCGGCGAGCGCGGCACCGACGGCCGCGGGCAGGCCCTGCCCGATCGCTCCGCCGGTGAGGGTGAGCCAGTCGTGGGGCGGGGCGCCCGCCGTCGCGGCGGGCAGCCAGATGCCCGAGGTGTTCGCCTCGTCGACGACGACCGCGTGTTCCGGGAGCAGTGCGCCGATCGCCGCGGCGGCGCTCTCACCGGTCAGGGCGCCGGTGGGCCGCTCGGGCCGCAGGGGCGCCTGCGGTACGGGGGTCACGTCGCTCTTCACCAGCTCCGCGAGGGCTTCGAGTGCGGCTGTCACGTCCTCGGTTCCGGTGGCCGCCGACAGCACCCGGCACCCGTCGGGGACGATCCGGCCGTTCTGCCCCGGGTACGCGAAGAACGTCACCGGCTCGGCCGCTCCGGCGAGCAACAGCAGGCGTGTGCCCGCCAGTTGGGCGGAGGCGTCCGCCTCCCGGTAGGCGAGGCGCCCGACCGTGGGCAGTCCCGCGCCGCGTTCGAGGCGGGCCGGGAAGGTCTCGCACAGCAGCCGGGCGCCGGTCGCGGCGGCGATCCGGGCGGCGGCGCGCAGCCCGCGGCCGTGCGTGGCCGCACCGCCGAGGAGCAGCGCGGCGGGCTCGGTGGAGCGCAGCATCCCGGCCGCCTCCTCGACGGCCGCCGCGGACACGGCTCCGGGGCGGGGCCCGGTCCGTACCGGTGGCCGGCCGGACTTGCCCGCCTCCGTCCAGGACACGTCGGCGGGCACCAGCAGGGTCGCCACCGAGCCGGGCGGCCCGTACGCGGCGGCGACGGCCTCGGCCGCGTCGCTCGCGAGGTCGGTGGCGCGATACGTACGCCGGGTCCAGCCGGAGACCGTACGGGCGAGGGACCCGATGTCGGACTCCAGGGGCGCGTCGAGCCGTTTGTGGTGCAGGGCGTGGTCGCCGACGACGTTCACGACGGGGGTGCCGGCGCGGCGGGCGTTGTGCAGATTGGCCAGGCCGTTGGCGAGTCCGGGGCCCAGGTGCAGGAGCGTCGAGGCGGGTTTGCCCGCCATGCGCCCGTAGCCGTCGGCCGCGCCCGTGGCCACGCCTTCGAAGAGGCAGAGCACTCCGCGCAGGCCCGGTACGTCGTCCAGGGCGGCCACGAAGTGCATCTCGGAGGTGCCGGGGTTGGCGAAACACACGTCGACGCCCGCGTCCACGAGGCCTTCCACGAGGGTCTGCGCTCCGTTCGGCATGACGGTCCGCCTCCGCTGCTCGTGCCTGTCAGGGGGTGCGCCTGCCAGTCTCACCAGCTTCGGAACGGGGCGTCAGTCAAAATTCCGGACATCCGGACCGCCGGGGAGCCTTGTGACCGACCACCGCGGCTCAGCGCACGGGCCTGCGTACGTGCTGCGCCGCCAGCCGCACCGGGGCGTTCTGGGCGCCGTAGCCGCGGTAGCCCGCGTCGCGCTGGACCAGTTCGAAGAAGACCCGGCCGACCGTCTCCGTATAACAGTGGCGGAAGGCGCCGTCCGCGTCGCGGTCGTAGAGGATGCCGAGTTCGCGGAAGGTCTCCAGCTCGCCGTCGGCGAACTCGTACCTGGCCGCGAGGTCGTCGTAGTAGTTGGCGGGGATCGTCAGCAGCCGGCCGCCCGTGGCACGGAAGCGGCGGGCCGCCGTCACGAGGTCGTCGGTGGCGAGCGCGATGTGCTGGGCCCGGTCGCCGTCGTCGGCGCTCGGGGCCGGCCCGACACCGAGGGCGATACGGACGCTGCCGTCGGCGTTGGTGACGGCCCGGCTGCGCAGCAGCCCGTACGGATCGGCGACGTCCACGCTGTCCAGGGCGCCGAGCCCCAGGACACTGCGGTGGAAGAGGGCGGCCTCGTCGAACTGGTGCCAGGGCTGGGTGAGGGCGAGGTGGTCGATGCGGTGGAGGCCACCGGCGGTCCCGGATGCCGGGGGTTCGACCAGCGCTCCTGGCTCTGCGGGCTCTGTGTGCTCTGCGGGCTCTGCGGGGACGAAGTCGGTTGTCCAGTCGGGCAGTCCGGGGCGGCCGGTGGCGCAGAAGAAGAGTTCCGTGCCGTCGGGTGCGGCGACGGCGTCCAGGGGCACGTCCTCGGGGGTGCGGCGGCGCGGCAGCACGGGGGCGAGCAGCGACTCGGCGCGCTCGGCAGCGCCCGCCGGGTCCGGTGACTCCAGCCCGACGGCGGCGAGTTGCGTCCCGTCGCGGCGGGCGCCCGGACCGGTGTTGAGCAGCACGCGGGCCTCGCCCTGCTGCCACAGGTCGACCGGTTTGCCGCGGTGCCGGGCGGTCCGGGTGAAGCCGAGTGCTTCGAGGAGTTCGGAGACCGGTTCGACGTCGGGGCTGACCAGTTCGGCGAAGGCGATACCGGTCGGCACGACGGGCGCGGGCGGCGCGGTGAGACCGACGCTCTCCTGCAGCACGAGGAGCGAGCGCCGCGCGTCGACGGCGGTCGGCCCGGCCTCGGCCTGCCGGAAGACGTCGTTGAAGACTTCGAGGGAGAGCGGCCCCTGATAGCCGGCCTTGATCACCTGCCGGAGGAGCCCGGCGACGTCGAAGCCGCCCTGGCCGGGGAAGCAGCGGTAGTGGCGGCTCCACTGCAACACGTCCATCGCCATAAGGGGCGCGTCGGCCAGTTGCAGGAAGAAGATCTTCTCGCCGGGGATCTCCGCGATCCCTTCGAGATCCCCGGGATCGGTGGTGCGGGCGAGGATGTGGAAACTGTCCAGGCAGGTGCCGAGCGCCGGATGGTCGGCGGCTTCGACGATGCGCCAGGCGTGGTCGTACGTGCTGACGTGGCGGCCCCACGCCAGCGCCTCGTAGGCGACGCGGATGCCGTGGCCGTCGGCGAGTTCGGCGAGGCGGCGCAGGTGGAAGGCGGCGAGGGCGTCGTCGTCGACGGCGAGCGGCGAGACGCTGGAGCACACCAGGACGGTGTCGGCGCCGAGCCGCTCCATGAGCCGGAACTTGTGCTCGGCGCGGCGCAGATTGCGCCGGAACTCGTCCGGCGGCACGGCCTCGATGTCACGCATCGGCTGGTAGAGATCGATGCTCAGTCCGAGATCGGCACAGCGCGCCCTGATCTCCTCCGGTGCGAGAGGACTGGCCAGCAGATCGTTCTCGAAGACCTCGACCCCGTCGAACCCGGCCCGGGCAGCGGCGGTGAGCTTCTCGGTGAGGGCTCCACTGAGACACACGGTTGCGATGGACGTACGCACGTCGATCCCTTTCCACTCGCACTTCACAACACGGAGGGGGCTGCGCCCCGGGCCCCGTAAGGGGCGCGGGGAACTACGCGCTCAGCCCCCACGGACCCGCAGTCGGCATACGGCGTGCCGGGGCAGGACCTGTCGCGTCAGGGCCCGTCCCGTTTCGACCGCGGACGCGTGGGGGCGGGCCGCGCAGTTCCCCGCGCCCCTTACGGGGCCCGCAAAGCTCCGGCCCCGGCCAGCTCGGAGATGTCCATCAACATCCGGGGCGCATCCGCCTCCCTCCCCGTGAACAGCCGAAACGCGTCCGCGGCCTGGAAAACGGCCATCCCCCCACCATCGAGCACCGCACACCCCGTCCCCCGCGCCACGCGCAACAGCTCGGTCTCCAGCGGCCGGTAGACCACCTCTGCCACCCACAACCCCGGCCGCAGCAACTCGGAGGCGAACGGCAGCCCGGGATGCGCGGCCATCCCCATGGGCGTGGCGTGCACGACTCCGTCGGCCCCGGCGAGCAGCGCGGGCAACCGCTCCGGGCCGCCGGCGTCCACCCGCCCCGTCCCGAACTGCCGGTTGAGCTGAGCGGCCAGCGCCCCGGCCCGGTCCGGCAGCGCGTCGACCACGGTGACGGACCCCGCCCCGAGCGTCAGCAGGGCGTGCGCGACGGCGGCCCCCGCACCCCCCGCGCCCAGCTGGACCACCCGCTCCAGCCGAGCGTCGGGCAGCCCGCGCGCGAAGCTGGCCGCGAACCCGGTGACATCCGTGTTGTGCCCGATGGCGCGCCCGCCGTCGAAGACGACGGTGTTCACCGCGCCGAGCGCCTCGGCCTGCGGGGAGAGCGCGTCCAGGTGCTCGATGACGAGCTGCTTGCAGGGGTGGGTGATGTTCAGCCCGTCGAAACCGAGGTCGCGGGCCGCGCGTACCAGGTCGCCCACGGCCTCCGGCGCGACACCGAGCGCGTCGATGTCGATGAGCCGGTACAGATAGCGCAGGCCCTGCCGGTCGGCCTCCCGCTCGTGCAGGGCCGGGCTGAGCGACGGGCCGATGCCCGCGCCGATCAGTCCGACGAGATACGAGTCCTTGACCACGGCGACCACGACGGACCTCCCGAGCAGCTCACTAATGTACGAACCAGTACGTTAGCTATACCAGCATCCCGCGGTCACGGAAAGGCCTGCCGGACACCCGGAGCCGCGCGCCGCCGCCTGCTTCTAGAATCGCGGGGCACCGGCCCCGAGCCCGGGAGCGCCCGTACGAGCCCGACCGAACCGGAAAGAACCCGAAGGAACCCGATGACCAGCGTCGAAGAACCGGCAAGGCCGAACGGACGCATCCGTGACGCCGTCCGCACGAGGGCCGAGATCCTCGACGTGGC
Coding sequences:
- a CDS encoding acetolactate synthase large subunit encodes the protein MPNGAQTLVEGLVDAGVDVCFANPGTSEMHFVAALDDVPGLRGVLCLFEGVATGAADGYGRMAGKPASTLLHLGPGLANGLANLHNARRAGTPVVNVVGDHALHHKRLDAPLESDIGSLARTVSGWTRRTYRATDLASDAAEAVAAAYGPPGSVATLLVPADVSWTEAGKSGRPPVRTGPRPGAVSAAAVEEAAGMLRSTEPAALLLGGAATHGRGLRAAARIAAATGARLLCETFPARLERGAGLPTVGRLAYREADASAQLAGTRLLLLAGAAEPVTFFAYPGQNGRIVPDGCRVLSAATGTEDVTAALEALAELVKSDVTPVPQAPLRPERPTGALTGESAAAAIGALLPEHAVVVDEANTSGIWLPAATAGAPPHDWLTLTGGAIGQGLPAAVGAALAAPDRPVLALEADGSAMYTLQALWTMAREQLDVTVVLFDNRAYSVLNLELQSVGATAAGPRANDLLDLSRPDLDFVALARGMGVPAERAVTAEQFTVLLDRALEEPGPCLVECVVPPLA
- a CDS encoding shikimate dehydrogenase, coding for MVKDSYLVGLIGAGIGPSLSPALHEREADRQGLRYLYRLIDIDALGVAPEAVGDLVRAARDLGFDGLNITHPCKQLVIEHLDALSPQAEALGAVNTVVFDGGRAIGHNTDVTGFAASFARGLPDARLERVVQLGAGGAGAAVAHALLTLGAGSVTVVDALPDRAGALAAQLNRQFGTGRVDAGGPERLPALLAGADGVVHATPMGMAAHPGLPFASELLRPGLWVAEVVYRPLETELLRVARGTGCAVLDGGGMAVFQAADAFRLFTGREADAPRMLMDISELAGAGALRAP
- a CDS encoding bifunctional sugar phosphate isomerase/epimerase/4-hydroxyphenylpyruvate dioxygenase family protein, whose product is MRTSIATVCLSGALTEKLTAAARAGFDGVEVFENDLLASPLAPEEIRARCADLGLSIDLYQPMRDIEAVPPDEFRRNLRRAEHKFRLMERLGADTVLVCSSVSPLAVDDDALAAFHLRRLAELADGHGIRVAYEALAWGRHVSTYDHAWRIVEAADHPALGTCLDSFHILARTTDPGDLEGIAEIPGEKIFFLQLADAPLMAMDVLQWSRHYRCFPGQGGFDVAGLLRQVIKAGYQGPLSLEVFNDVFRQAEAGPTAVDARRSLLVLQESVGLTAPPAPVVPTGIAFAELVSPDVEPVSELLEALGFTRTARHRGKPVDLWQQGEARVLLNTGPGARRDGTQLAAVGLESPDPAGAAERAESLLAPVLPRRRTPEDVPLDAVAAPDGTELFFCATGRPGLPDWTTDFVPAEPAEHTEPAEPGALVEPPASGTAGGLHRIDHLALTQPWHQFDEAALFHRSVLGLGALDSVDVADPYGLLRSRAVTNADGSVRIALGVGPAPSADDGDRAQHIALATDDLVTAARRFRATGGRLLTIPANYYDDLAARYEFADGELETFRELGILYDRDADGAFRHCYTETVGRVFFELVQRDAGYRGYGAQNAPVRLAAQHVRRPVR